A section of the Branchiostoma lanceolatum isolate klBraLanc5 chromosome 19, klBraLanc5.hap2, whole genome shotgun sequence genome encodes:
- the LOC136425677 gene encoding uncharacterized protein isoform X2 has translation MASPEPEPWGGKIIRYKKLASVESEEIGNESSSSEEDLRTRITNLGQNGTGTDRERGYDETGTDGKRDRSAVNAGSAERLALDAASVAVDTWERGNVPKSPDQWSSARSSLVWEEEEEEATDESSETEKPAVTMNERLPADVRLPAPPVHRKAYNRPLEPLEGSSSSCSSLVPPYRAPVRVEQNCRRPAEPVRIELPEERVNTRRPEGLTNGEPPRERADPMWPDGPSDHRERVSIEMPDEVVISSGPSDRVVAAIPDEVFITEQPKDRVGTRPGERDGTGHGVPWTRVSSGGPKERVVEEPLRGLVSMARSASHSSTGRPRVREAHSSTGSPRVREAHSSAGSPRVRVTSTPIGSGDTEPITDCREGGNNAPPKEAPSSGSSQALSPLRWDTHLPSAARAGDPLGYCIYARSIAEIVTDKNTEMPLTVGIYGGWGMGKTYLLGKMKETVDKIIEEKRAEHAEYVKGEVDGVEQNKTRGQKTRRFPPVLFYVLLALGLTCLGATVACAFLFDRVWVVFLVGTVVAFILLVATVVHGFRRRILGCCTERVALLQKSNPMHWMVGIYLEWVKPPNMAEKPQDNSLQYEVIWVHFNAWEFSGCKVLWAGIVTTLCDAIEEKVGSRPARFFRVIQGQLNGGGKKALFRRAWFKLLLSAVGVVILVVIVLILVFSPRCSVVYVLFTCCSRVVHVLFTRCSRVLGPAEWRREKGPVQARLVQTAAVGGGCRHPGGDRPDPRVLRGRGGTGQVHAGSTDQSYNRLHHRFPGSRDRRAS, from the exons ATGGCCAGCCCGGAGCCTGAACCATGGGGAGGGAAAATCATCCGCTACAAGAAACTGGCTTCTGTAGAGAGTGAAGAGATTGGGAACGAGTCGAGCAGCTCCGAAGAAGACCTACGGACGAGAATCACAAATTTGGGGCAAAACGGGACCGGAACAGACAGAGAACGAGGGTACGACGAAACCGGAACTGACGGGAAACGAGACCGCTCCGCGGTGAATGCCGGGAGCGCTGAGCGCCTGGCCCTGGACGCGGCTAGCGTGGCGGTGGACACCTGGGAACGAGGGAACGTGCCCAAGTCTCCTGACCAGTGGTCGTCTGCGCGCTCCTCATTGGTCtgggaagaggaggaagaggaagcaACGGATGAGTCATCGGAGACGGAGAAGCCGGCGGTCACCATGAACGAGCGCCTCCCGGCGGACGTGCGCCTCCCTGCACCCCCGGTGCACAGGAAAGCCTACAACAGGCCGCTGGAGCCGTTAGAGGGGAGTAGCAGCTCCTGCAGCAGCCTGGTCCCTCCGTACCGCGCCCCTGTCCGCGTCGAGCAGAACTGCAGGCGGCCCGCTGAGCCAGTCAGAATTGAACTGCCCGAGGAACGAGTGAACACCCGACGGCCCGAAGGACTGACCAATGGCGAACCTCCCCGGGAACGTGCTGACCCTATGTGGCCTGATGGGCCCTCTGATCACAGGGAACGAGTCAGTATCGAGATGCCGGACGAAGTGGTGATTTCCAGCGGTCCCAGCGATCGGGTCGTGGCTGCCATTCCCGATGAAGTCTTTATCACCGAGCAGCCCAAGGACCGAGTTGGCACAAGGCCTGGGGAACGAGACGGTACTGGCCATGGAGTGCCCTGGACACGAGTCAGTAGTGGTGGACCAAAAGAAAGAGTCGTGGAGGAACCGCTCCGAGGGTTAGTCAGCATGGCAAGGTCAGCGTCACATTCCAGTACCGGACGTCCCAGGGTACGAGAGGCACACTCCAGTACCGGAAGTCCCAGGGTACGAGAGGCACACTCCAGTGCCGGAAGTCCAAGGGTACGAGTTACCTCTACACCGATCGGAAGCGGAGATACGGAGCCAATCACAGACTGCAGAGAGGGCGGCAATAACGCACCGCCAAAAG AAGCGCCCTCTAGCGGTTCCAGCCAGGCGCTGTCGCCGCTGCGGTGGGACACGCACCTGCCGAGCGCCGCGCGGGCTGGCGACCCGCTGGGGTACTGCATCTACGCGCGCAGCATCGCCGAGATCGTCACGGACAAGAACACCGAGATGCCGCTCACCGTGGGCATATACGGCGGCTGGGGCATGGGCAAGACGTATCTGCTCGGCAAGATGAAAG AAACGGTGGACAAAATCATCGAGGAGAAGAGAGCGGAACACGCTGAGTACGTGAAAGGGGAAGTTGACGGGGTGGAACAGAACAAGACCCGCGGGCAGAAGACGCGCCGGTTCCCGCCCGTCCTATTCTACGTCCTGCTGGCGCTGGGCCTGACGTGTCTGGGCGCGACCGTCGCCTGCGCTTTCCTCTTCGACCGGGTGTGGGTCGTGTTCCTTGTCGGCACG GTGGTGGCGTTCATTCTCCTGGTGGCGACGGTGGTGCACGGGTTCCGGCGGCGGATCCTGGGCTGCTGCACCGAGAGAGTCGCCCTGCTACAGAAGTCCAACCCCATGCACTGGATGGTCGGCATCTACCTGGAATGGGTGAAACCGCCGAACATGGCGGAAAAGCCGCAGGACAACAGTCTACAGTATGAG GTGATCTGGGTACACTTCAACGCCTGGGAGTTCTCCGGCTGCAAGGTATTGTGGGCCGGCATCGTCACCACGCTGTGTGACGCCATCGAGGAAAAGGTCGGCAGCAGGCCGGCAAGGTTCTTCCGGGTCATCCAG GGCCAGCTGAATGGAGGCGGGAAAAAGGCCCTGTTCAGGCGCGCCTGGTTCAAACTGCTGCTGTCGGCGGTGGGTGTCGTCATCCTGGTGGTGATAGTTCTGATCCTCGTCTTTAGTCCCCGGTGTAGCGTTGTTTATGTGTTGTTCACGTGTTGTTCACGTGTTGTTCACGTGTTGTTCACGCGTTGTTCACGTGTTTTAGGGCCAGCTGAATGGAGGCGGGAAAAAGGCCCTGTTCAGGCGCGCCTGGTTCAAACTGCTGCTGTCGGCGGTGGGTGTCGTCATCCTGGTGGTGATCGTCCTGACCCTCGTGTTCTCCGGGGGCGCGGAGGAACTGGACAAGTTCATGCAG GGTCCACAGATCAAAGCTATAATCGGCTCCATCACCGGTTTCCTGGGTCTCGGGATCGTCGTGCATCTTAG
- the LOC136425677 gene encoding uncharacterized protein isoform X1: protein MASPEPEPWGGKIIRYKKLASVESEEIGNESSSSEEDLRTRITNLGQNGTGTDRERGYDETGTDGKRDRSAVNAGSAERLALDAASVAVDTWERGNVPKSPDQWSSARSSLVWEEEEEEATDESSETEKPAVTMNERLPADVRLPAPPVHRKAYNRPLEPLEGSSSSCSSLVPPYRAPVRVEQNCRRPAEPVRIELPEERVNTRRPEGLTNGEPPRERADPMWPDGPSDHRERVSIEMPDEVVISSGPSDRVVAAIPDEVFITEQPKDRVGTRPGERDGTGHGVPWTRVSSGGPKERVVEEPLRGLVSMARSASHSSTGRPRVREAHSSTGSPRVREAHSSAGSPRVRVTSTPIGSGDTEPITDCREGGNNAPPKVTFSTEAPSSGSSQALSPLRWDTHLPSAARAGDPLGYCIYARSIAEIVTDKNTEMPLTVGIYGGWGMGKTYLLGKMKETVDKIIEEKRAEHAEYVKGEVDGVEQNKTRGQKTRRFPPVLFYVLLALGLTCLGATVACAFLFDRVWVVFLVGTVVAFILLVATVVHGFRRRILGCCTERVALLQKSNPMHWMVGIYLEWVKPPNMAEKPQDNSLQYEVIWVHFNAWEFSGCKVLWAGIVTTLCDAIEEKVGSRPARFFRVIQGQLNGGGKKALFRRAWFKLLLSAVGVVILVVIVLILVFSPRCSVVYVLFTCCSRVVHVLFTRCSRVLGPAEWRREKGPVQARLVQTAAVGGGCRHPGGDRPDPRVLRGRGGTGQVHAGSTDQSYNRLHHRFPGSRDRRAS from the exons ATGGCCAGCCCGGAGCCTGAACCATGGGGAGGGAAAATCATCCGCTACAAGAAACTGGCTTCTGTAGAGAGTGAAGAGATTGGGAACGAGTCGAGCAGCTCCGAAGAAGACCTACGGACGAGAATCACAAATTTGGGGCAAAACGGGACCGGAACAGACAGAGAACGAGGGTACGACGAAACCGGAACTGACGGGAAACGAGACCGCTCCGCGGTGAATGCCGGGAGCGCTGAGCGCCTGGCCCTGGACGCGGCTAGCGTGGCGGTGGACACCTGGGAACGAGGGAACGTGCCCAAGTCTCCTGACCAGTGGTCGTCTGCGCGCTCCTCATTGGTCtgggaagaggaggaagaggaagcaACGGATGAGTCATCGGAGACGGAGAAGCCGGCGGTCACCATGAACGAGCGCCTCCCGGCGGACGTGCGCCTCCCTGCACCCCCGGTGCACAGGAAAGCCTACAACAGGCCGCTGGAGCCGTTAGAGGGGAGTAGCAGCTCCTGCAGCAGCCTGGTCCCTCCGTACCGCGCCCCTGTCCGCGTCGAGCAGAACTGCAGGCGGCCCGCTGAGCCAGTCAGAATTGAACTGCCCGAGGAACGAGTGAACACCCGACGGCCCGAAGGACTGACCAATGGCGAACCTCCCCGGGAACGTGCTGACCCTATGTGGCCTGATGGGCCCTCTGATCACAGGGAACGAGTCAGTATCGAGATGCCGGACGAAGTGGTGATTTCCAGCGGTCCCAGCGATCGGGTCGTGGCTGCCATTCCCGATGAAGTCTTTATCACCGAGCAGCCCAAGGACCGAGTTGGCACAAGGCCTGGGGAACGAGACGGTACTGGCCATGGAGTGCCCTGGACACGAGTCAGTAGTGGTGGACCAAAAGAAAGAGTCGTGGAGGAACCGCTCCGAGGGTTAGTCAGCATGGCAAGGTCAGCGTCACATTCCAGTACCGGACGTCCCAGGGTACGAGAGGCACACTCCAGTACCGGAAGTCCCAGGGTACGAGAGGCACACTCCAGTGCCGGAAGTCCAAGGGTACGAGTTACCTCTACACCGATCGGAAGCGGAGATACGGAGCCAATCACAGACTGCAGAGAGGGCGGCAATAACGCACCGCCAAAAG TCACCTTTTCTACAGAAGCGCCCTCTAGCGGTTCCAGCCAGGCGCTGTCGCCGCTGCGGTGGGACACGCACCTGCCGAGCGCCGCGCGGGCTGGCGACCCGCTGGGGTACTGCATCTACGCGCGCAGCATCGCCGAGATCGTCACGGACAAGAACACCGAGATGCCGCTCACCGTGGGCATATACGGCGGCTGGGGCATGGGCAAGACGTATCTGCTCGGCAAGATGAAAG AAACGGTGGACAAAATCATCGAGGAGAAGAGAGCGGAACACGCTGAGTACGTGAAAGGGGAAGTTGACGGGGTGGAACAGAACAAGACCCGCGGGCAGAAGACGCGCCGGTTCCCGCCCGTCCTATTCTACGTCCTGCTGGCGCTGGGCCTGACGTGTCTGGGCGCGACCGTCGCCTGCGCTTTCCTCTTCGACCGGGTGTGGGTCGTGTTCCTTGTCGGCACG GTGGTGGCGTTCATTCTCCTGGTGGCGACGGTGGTGCACGGGTTCCGGCGGCGGATCCTGGGCTGCTGCACCGAGAGAGTCGCCCTGCTACAGAAGTCCAACCCCATGCACTGGATGGTCGGCATCTACCTGGAATGGGTGAAACCGCCGAACATGGCGGAAAAGCCGCAGGACAACAGTCTACAGTATGAG GTGATCTGGGTACACTTCAACGCCTGGGAGTTCTCCGGCTGCAAGGTATTGTGGGCCGGCATCGTCACCACGCTGTGTGACGCCATCGAGGAAAAGGTCGGCAGCAGGCCGGCAAGGTTCTTCCGGGTCATCCAG GGCCAGCTGAATGGAGGCGGGAAAAAGGCCCTGTTCAGGCGCGCCTGGTTCAAACTGCTGCTGTCGGCGGTGGGTGTCGTCATCCTGGTGGTGATAGTTCTGATCCTCGTCTTTAGTCCCCGGTGTAGCGTTGTTTATGTGTTGTTCACGTGTTGTTCACGTGTTGTTCACGTGTTGTTCACGCGTTGTTCACGTGTTTTAGGGCCAGCTGAATGGAGGCGGGAAAAAGGCCCTGTTCAGGCGCGCCTGGTTCAAACTGCTGCTGTCGGCGGTGGGTGTCGTCATCCTGGTGGTGATCGTCCTGACCCTCGTGTTCTCCGGGGGCGCGGAGGAACTGGACAAGTTCATGCAG GGTCCACAGATCAAAGCTATAATCGGCTCCATCACCGGTTTCCTGGGTCTCGGGATCGTCGTGCATCTTAG
- the LOC136425682 gene encoding uncharacterized protein, whose translation MDVLIAQAKEMGLEGPDILEFVEKQQALERDERARERDAQRKHELEMEVLKLKQAEVAGKKGGTGEVKAKAPRLPCYVEGEEIDGYLLRFERFARANNWEEHLWASTLSALLTGKALDVLNRMSETDAQDYEKVKEDVLKRYELTEDGFRKKFRTELPQEGEAPDQYITRLGSYLDRWLDLAGTPKTYEGICNKIIQEQFLDSCPVDLAVWLRERKPKSLEEIGTLSEQYLIAHDRNLAEGARPRNSPSSGGGVSTRKSGNGSSRELGGGFRGTCYHCYETGHLKADCPSLKRESPRKSMLAQSMFAQGRAKPWDADGILGEESRYSSSGAVNGRKVTVYRDTGSSKTYVNQKLVPRNAYQEDKIRVRLANGTVDTIPTARVELEVGGDAKVVEVGVMNTPYPVLLGNDYGEACVTSRASPVATQESKNELGEDKNRAGKTKSVVPRYQIPARQKQGYRDVKCPPTADVKSRSIVEERIQKLMSEDPVFRRGRLRWLQRQQELMREAGKRGRQQEYGVMRDRERM comes from the coding sequence ATGGATGTGTTGATAGCACAAGCGAAGGAGATGGGGCTAGAAGGGCCAGACATTCTAGAGTTTGTTGAGAAACAACAAGCCCTTGAGAGGGACGAACGGGCGAGAGAGCGCGATGCTCAGAGGAAGCACGAGCTTGAGATGGAAGTTCTTAAGCTAAAACAAGCGGAGGTTGCGGGAAAGAAAGGCGGTACGGGTGAAGTTAAGGCGAAGGCGCCAAGGCTGCCTTGCTATGTCGAGGGCGAGGAGATCGATGGGTACCTCCTAAGGTTTGAGCGCTTTGCTCGGGCCAACAACTGGGAGGAACACCTATGGGCGTCCACGCTTAGCGCTCTACTAACAGGGAAGGCCCTGGATGTACTCAACCGCATGTCAGAGACAGATGCACAGGACTATGAGAAGGTAAAGGAGGATGTGCTTAAGAGGTACGAGTTAACTGAAGACGGGTTCCGGAAGAAGTTCAGAACCGAGCTCCCGCAGGAGGGAGAAGCGCCCGACCAGTACATTACCCGGTTGGGTAGTTACCTGGACAGGTGGCTGGACCTGGCCGGGACGCCGAAGACGTACGAGGGGATATGTAATAAGATTATCCAAGAACAGTTCCTGGACTCGTGCCCTGTGGATTTGGCGGTGTGGCTCCGCGAGAGGAAGCCCAAGTCGCTGGAGGAGATCGGGACATTAAGTGAGCAGTACCTGATCGCGCACGATAGAAATTTGGCCGAAGGTGCCCGCCCACGCAACTCACCAAGTTCAGGAGGGGGGGTGTCCACCAGGAAGAGCGGTAACGGTAGCTCCAGGGAGCTCGGGGGAGGTTTCCGCGGGACCTGTTACCACTGTTACGAAACAGGTCATCTGAAAGCAGATTGCCCAAGTTTGAAGAGAGAATCCCCTAGGAAGAGTATGCTCGCGCAGAGTATGTTCGCACAGGGGAGAGCCAAACCCTGGGACGCGGACGGAATCTTGGGGGAGGAGAGTAGGTACAGCAGCAGTGGAGCGGTAAATGGCCGGAAGGTGACGGTGTACCGGGACACCGGGAGTTCAAAGACGTACGTCAACCAGAAGTTGGTGCCGCGGAATGCCTACCAAGAAGACAAAATCAGGGTCAGGTTGGCCAATGGGACGGTGGATACCATTCCCACGGCAAGAGTCGAGTTGGAAGTGGGAGGGGATGCGAAGGTTGTGGAAGTAGGGGTGATGAACACACCCTACCCGGTGTTGCTAGGCAACGACTACGGGGAGGCCTGCGTCACGAGTAGGGCAAGTCCGGTAGCAACTCAGGAGAGTAAGAATGAGTTGGGGGAGGACAAAAATCGTGCTGGGAAGACAAAGTCGGTAGTTCCGCGGTATCAGATCCCAGCGAGGCAGAAGCAAGGGTATCGAGACGTGAAGTGTCCTCCGACGGCAGACGTGAAGAGCAGAAGTATCGTGGAGGAGAGGATACAGAAGCTCATGAGTGAAGACCCTGTCTTCCGGCGGGGTCGTCTGCGTTGGCTGCAGAGGCAGCAGGAGCTCATGAGAGAAGCGGGAAAACGTGGCAGACAACAGGAGTATGGTGTAATGAGGGACAGGGAAAGAATGTAG
- the LOC136425216 gene encoding kinase D-interacting substrate of 220 kDa-like: MISSRSSGDSENSTSKGSKKKRPSRAKNPDLPDVINNGGGAPPEVELQGDPLGYTIYAASIAEILTDERLEMPLSVGIYGGRGIGKTCLLAKIKEETNSIIAEKNAREAAEPEVLSPFPFRVFIVLFLVFLFTLAGTITTAVLHPTAWIAVLPPTLLAYACCLLVVLYARGSDLRRRSNPMHWILGIYLDLIDPPCIAPANVPQPERYEVIWVDFNAWEFSGCKVLWAGIVTRLCDTVEAVIGARPTRFYRCIMRKVEMGLRRSLPRRAWFQIVLMLTLVALLVSAFEIHLSRGLCQY, translated from the exons atgataagttcacggtccagcggtgacagtgaaaaca GCACATCAAAGGGCTCAAAAAAGAAGCGTCCGTCCCGGGCAAAGAACCCTGATCTGCCGGATGTGATTAACAACGGCGGCGGTGCCCCACCGGAAGTAGAACTGCAAGGTGACCCCCTGGGCTACACGATCTACGCGGCCAGCATCGCGGAGATCCTGACGGACGAGCGGCTGGAAATGCCGCTTTCTGTGGGCATCTACGGCGGAAGGGGCATCGGGAAGACGTGCCTGCTGGCCAAAATTAAAG AGGAAACCAACAGCATCATTGCGGAGAAGAACGCTAGGGAAGCAGCTGAACCGGAAGTTCTGTCGCCCTTCCCTTTCCGCGTTTTTATAGTCCTGTTCCTGGTCTTCCTCTTCACCCTAGCGGGCACCATCACCACTGCAGTTCTGCACCCAACCGCATGGATCGCTGTTCTTCCGCCCACCCTGCTGGCCTACGCGTGCTGTCTGCTGGTGGTGCTCTACGCACGCGGCTCGGATCTCAG GCGGAGATCCAACCCGATGCACTGGATCCTCGGGATCTACCTGGATCTGATCGACCCACCATGCATCGCGCcagccaacgtgccgcagccGGAGCGCTACGAG GTGATCTGGGTGGACTTTAACGCGTGGGAGTTCTCGGGCTGCAAGGTATTGTGGGCCGGGATCGTGACGCGGCTGTGCGACACCGTGGAGGCTGTGATAGGGGCGCGGCCTACGCGGTTCTACAGGTGCATCATG AGGAAAGTAGAGATGGGCTTGAGGAGGAGTTTACCCCGCCGTGCCTGGTTCCAGATCGTCCTGATGCTGACCCTGGTCGCCCTGCTGGTCTCCGCCTTCGAGATACACCTCTCTAGGGGGCTGTGTCAGTATTAA
- the LOC136425217 gene encoding NTPase KAP family P-loop domain-containing protein 1-like produces the protein MGLRRSLPRRAWFQIVLVLTLVVLLVSAVGVYLCVIGIEHLRGVTATTATGVLASVGGVLGLAAVVAGVIEAVNVVKNVIKSQKDKLDAEMRRPNFAEQLGFMSLVKWEVLVVTSLLRFLHCVTRKQYRVIIVIDDLDCCAADRVVGVLEAMNILLSDEDANFITVLAVDQKTVVNCLKTELPQTVPTESSGYEYMKRIVRFSVCLPEANVSGRQQLWQRAVRGRGSAPIQGKVARRDKRSDLEVATFLEKVVQVLHHDQDDDEDNDIMPYVMGNARHIHSLYHVLRMTVRVIKNRGMLGRVRPKQVASWVVLVGQWPWRMGWVVQFVEDGEQKSKIRNRARLSSITDGTQQSADRGQQNRDGLSRQTKLHEVFGWVREEMARENNREGWRSFNSLDGDPELFELLLMESGFTVQDMLNLLPCTINFNYCIKQTIAAARGLSLE, from the exons ATGGGCTTGAGGAGGAGTTTACCCCGTCGTGCCTGGTTCCAGATCGTCCTGGTGCTGACCCTGGTGGTCCTGCTGGTCTCCGCCGTCGGGGTCTACCTCTGCGTCATCGGGATCGAACACCTGCGTGGCGTCACCGCCACCACGGCAACCGGCGTCCTGGCGTCGGTAGGGGGCGTGCTTGGACTGGCCGCGGTCGTGGCGGGAGTCATCGAGGCGGTCAACGTGGTCAAGAACGTCATCAAGTCACAGAAG GACAAGCTGGACGCCGAGATGCGCAGGCCCAACTTCGCGGAACAGCTGGGCTTCATGTCATTGGTCAAGTGGGAGGTGCTGGTGGTGACGTCACTGCTGCGCTTCCTGCATTGCGTGACCCGGAAGCAGTACCgcgtcatcatcgtcatcgatGACCTTGACTGCTGCGCGGCTGACCGCGTGGTGGGCGTCCTGGAGGCCATGAACATCCTGCTGTCTGACGAAGACGCCAACTTCATCACCGTCTTAGCGGTGGACCAGAAGACGGTGGTGAACTGTCTTAAGACGGAGCTTCCTCAGACGGTCCCCACGGAGTCGAGTGG GTACGAGTACATGAAGCGCATCGTGCGGTTCTCGGTGTGCCTCCCGGAGGCGAACGTGAGCGGCCGGCAGCAGCTTTGGCAGCGCGCGGTGCGGGGGAGGGGCTCGGCACCGATCCAGGGGAag gTTGCGAGAAGGGATAAGAGGTCAGACTTGGAGGTCGCGACTTTCTTAGAAAAGGTGGTCCAGGTTCTTCACCACGACCAAGACGACGACGAAGACAATGACATCATGCCTTACGTCATGGGCAACGCGCGTCACATCCACAGCCTCTACCACGTACTGCGCATGACCGTCCGCGTCATCAAGAACAGGGGCATGCTGGGGCGGGTGCGGCCGAAGCAGGTGGCATCCTGGGTAGTGCTGGTGGGACAGTGGCCCTGGCGGATGGGCTGGGTAGTGCAGTTTGTGGAGGACGGCGAGCAAAAGTCGAAAATCCGGAATCGCGCTCGGCTTTCCTCCATCACAGACGGAACCCAGCAGTCCGCAGACAGGGGGCAGCAGAATAGAGACGGGCTTTCCAG GCAGACGAAGCTGCACGAAGTGTTCGGCTGGGTAAGAGAGGAGATGGCGCGGGAAAACAACCGGGAAGGCTGGAGGAGCTTCAACTCTCTGGACGGGGACCCGGAACTGTTCGAGCTGCTACTGATGGAGTCAGGTTTCACCGTGCAG GACATGCTGAACCTGCTGCCTTGTACCATCAACTTCAACTACTGCATCAAGCAGACCATCGCCGCCGCTAGGGGGCTCTCTTTAGAATAA